TGAACATTGTGAGCATCATCAAGAATTGATAATGAAGAACGTGTTGCTGAGATATCTACAATATTTCCTGTGTGTTCTGGAACATTTAGAGCACCGTATTGTGCAGAACCCCATGTATGAACGTTACCTTCCGAATCAAGTGCCATCGCTGTATTTGATGCAATTACGACATCAACAACTTTAACACTACCGTCGGTAAGATTTTCAGGAATTGCAGTAATTTCAGTTCCCTTTTGTCCAAAGACACGAAGTGAACCGTCTTTCATAATTGTAATAATATTGTATGAACCTGCAATGAGTTTCTCAGTTTCACCTTGTAACTCTTTTGGAATATTATTTAAGTTGTTTGGTAATGTACTACCCCAAACAATAATTCGGTCATTCTCAGTAAGAATTGCTGAAAAATCAATTCCAGTTGCCAATTGTTTGATTTTCTCTCCCTTAAGAAGATCTTTTGGACTGGGTTCTCCCATTGGATCACGGAAGTCAATTTCACTTTGATTAAAAGTATTTGAACCAGCTCCGATAAATTCATTATCTTCAGTAACAGCAATAACATGCTTGTCACCTGCTTCAATCATTTTAACCTTTTTTCCTTCTGTTAACGCAACGATACTTTTAACATCATATTTCTTTTCAGGATTTTGGCCCCAGAAATATACTTTCCCTTGGTCATCCAAAGCAACAGTGAATGATGTTCCACTTGAAATCGAAACAATATTCTTGCCTTGAATTTCTTTTGGTGGATTTACAAAACCCGTACCCGGTGCAAGGTTGTTAAGTGTCGGTTCGTTATCATACATATCATAATCCATAAGCGCAGTCGATCCAAAGACGATTGCAAAGATTAAAACAAAGACTGTTAAACCAAATACCCCTAATTTATTACTAAAAAAGTTTTGAACAATTTGTTTTGTAGGACTAATAACTACGTTGTCGTCAATCATTTCCTCAATATCATCATGACGCATTCCGCCTGGTGCAAACAAGCGAGTAAATAGTGATTTCTTTTTCTTCTTCATAAACTCGCTCCTAATCTAATTTAACACGAGGGTCAACCAACGCGTATCCAATATCCATAATAATGTTCGCAATTAATGAAAGCGATGCAAAGAACATATTAAGTGCTAGAACCATCATGAAATCTCGGTTTGTAACAGCTTCAACAAGAATCTTTCCAATTCCATCAATCGAGAAGATTGATTCGGTAATTGCCGCACCACTGAAAAGTCCGGCTAAACTACCTGCAACAATTGTAACTACGGGAATCAATGCATTTCGGAATGCATGTGAATAGATTACAACTTTGTTTGAGAGACCTTTCGCACGTGCTGTACGAATATAGTCACTGCTCAATACATCTATCATCGCGTTACGAACATAACGAATAATTGACGCAAATGAACCAATTGTAATGGCAAATATTGGTAATGCCATTGAATTTAACCAGTCTAATGCATACGCAAGGCCAACTTTCCCCTGACCTGCACCCGCACCTGATGAAGGGAACCATTTAAGTTTTCCTGCAAAGATGTAGATTAACATTAACCCAATTAAAACAACCGGCAACGACATTCCGACCAGCGAAATGACTTGCCAAATCTTATCGAACCATCCACCACGCTTAACAGCAGAGTAGATTCCGACAAAGATCGAAATTACAAATGAAATCACAAATGAAATTAAATTTAGAACAACTGTATTTTTCATTGGTTTCGCGATTACATCGATTACTGGTTTATTATATTTTGTTGAATAACCCAAGTCACCACTAACAGTACGTCCCACCCAACGTATGTATTGTTCTGGTAACGATTTATCCATACCAAACTGAGCTTCAATGCGTTTGTATGTTTCTTGGTATAGAACGGGGTCCTTGATATTCGGATTAATCATCCCTTTAATAGGGTCTCCTGGCATAATTTTGACTAGTGAAAACAGCAAAATTGAGATCATAATTATAACCGGAACAAGTGATGCCATTCTCCTAACTAGGTATTTAAACATATAAATTTCTCCTTTACTTCTACGTCGTAAGAAGTGCCGCAAGGCACTTCTTATCAAGTATTAATGCTTTAACTTCTTGTATTATTTAACGTCAATATAAACGATTTGTCTTGCCCAGTCAAGTTCAGGAGTAATGCTATCCAATCCTGTAACACGATCTAAAGCAATATCGAAGTATTGATTTGAATACAATGGCACTGAAGGAAGTAATTTATTCCAAACTTTAAAGTACTCAACAACAGCTTTCGAGAATCCTTCACGGTCTTCTGGAGCACGATTTCTTAGGTTCATGATTGCTGCATCCAATTCTGGATCTGCAATATCACCCCAGTTTAATCCTGATCCTACCCAATCTGAGTGATGTCCTGTGTAAGGGTCATAGATTGATGTAAATGATGTAGCAAGGTTAAATGCGTTGTAGTCGTTTTCGACACGGCCTTGCATGTAGTCACCAAGAGTTGAGAATTCACCTTGTTGAACGAAGTACTCAATACCAGCAGCTTTAGCATTTGGTACTAATTGTGAAACAACTAAGTCAGTAACAGCGTTCTTTTCAGAACCAAAGTGCTTGATAACAAGTTTTTCACCTTTGCTGTTGTAACGGAAGTAGTTTGTTGCTGCATCTGAATTTGCTTTTGCAGGATCAAATGCTGTAGTTCCGTCTGACTCAAATTTATAATCAGTTGTGTCAAGTAGTTCATTAGCTTTTGTTAGGTTGAATGTATATTGAATTAAATCGTTGTCTAATTCATCTTTGTTTTCTTTGTAGAACCATTGTGATAATCCGAATGGAGCATTAACAACAACACCGTATCCACCAACAACCTTGCTGACGAATTCGTTACGGTCTAGTAAGTATCCAATAGCTTGACGTACTTCAGTAATTTGTGTAGGTCCTTTGTTAGCTTTAAATTGGATCATACCGTATCCATTACGTGGGTATGAAATTAATTGGTAACCAGCTTCTTTTGAAGGTTCGATTACGCTTGATTCGATATTACCTGGTGATAAGTCAATTTCACCATTTCCTAATGCTTGAACTGTTACGTCACTTTCAACAAGTTTAATAACAACTTTACCGATTGAAGGTTTTTTGCCTTCGAAGTTTCCTGCATAGTTTTCGTTAGCAACTAATACAGCTTGGTTATTTTCGTATGTTTCAAGAACATAAGGTCCAGCTGATACTGTTGGTTTGAAACGTTCTTTTTCAGAAACATTCTTAACTGCAGCAGCGATTTCTTCTGCTGTGTTGTCAAAGCCATTTCCATCAGCGTTTAATTTTGCTTCAGGGAACCATACATGCATTGGTTCTGGTGAGACTGTTGCATATGATGTTTCGAAATAGTATGGTAAACGATCAGCAGCGATTGTTACTGAGAAATTTGAATCATCGATGTATTTTACACCTTCAAATTTATCTGCTTCGCCTTTTGAATATGCTTCGTATCCTACGAGGTCATATCCTGTGCTATCCATTTTAGCTTGCTCTAACCATCCAGCTTGACCGCGGAATAGAAGTGCGCCAACGTATGATTTAGCTGTAAGAGCTTCACCATCTGAGAATTTTAATCCCTCGTTGAGTGTAAATGTGTAAGTTTTGCTTCCGTCAGCGTTGTCTGTTGTTACCAATTGTTTAACAACACTTTCGTCAAGTTTCAACTCAGCGGTTGTTGGGTCAACATAGAATGTGTCATACCCACTCATTAATTTTACTGCCCATTGGTCGTATGCATTGGTTCCGAAACCATTTACAAAGTCACCATTAAGTGAAGCAGGTGCAGCAACTGTTAATACCTTGTCTGCTGATGGTCCGCTTTTTGAACCACAGCCTGTAAGGACTAATAGAGCCGCTAGTAATACTACTGCGAATCTTTTCATGAAAAATTCTCCTCCCTTGAAATAATACAGAGTGTTCTAACTGTATGTTGATATTATAAACTATACAGAAAGAATGTCAATGCTTCTTTCACATTTCTATCATATATTTCTGAAAATGTTTTCATAAATATGAAAACAACGTCATTTCAGTTGCTTTTAAGTTACATTGAACTTCCACACACCTTTATTCGTGCTATAATATTTTAGAATAAGAAAGGAATGCATAGTATCTTTTATGCATAGGTTACACCATGAATAAACTAGAATTAGACGATTTTACTGGCTATAATGCAGTTTCATCGTTAACTGCAAGCCCAAACAGAATCCGTTTCGCATTTGTTCGTTCCGAAATTAATGTGGATGAAAACAAATATAAGCATCATCTTTATATTAACGATATGGGTATTGTGAAGAGAGTCTATAGTTTTGAGAATTCAATGCAATTTTACTGGGAGACCGATGAAACACTTTTGATTAACACCTCTTCAAGTGAAAATCAGAAAAAGTCTGAAACAACATTTTCAAGACTTTTCATTGCGAACGGTGAGTTCGAAGTCGCATATACTTTCCCAATTCCTGTTGGGGGTCTCAAAGTCATTAACGCGGATACACTCATCATCTCCACAAACTTAAGTGTCGCTGATCACGTGTTATTCAATAAGGATGAACGCCAAGCTTATCTTGATCAAGCTGCAAAAGAGACTTTCTTTGAAGTCTTTGATGAAGTTCCCTTTTACTTCAATGGTGGTGGCTTCACAAAAGGGAAGCGTTCGCAATCCTTTGTGTATGCAATTTCAACTGAAACGTTTGAACCACTCGCTGCTCAAAATGAAGACATTTCGCTCGTCCATTATAATAAGGATACAAATCGTGCATATTTCGTGTTTCAAGCAATCGTTGGAACCCCGCAATTCTTCGATGATGTGAAGTGCTACGATTTTAATACACAGACGTTAACAACGCTGTACGAAAATACGTCAATGAGTATCTCAAAATTATTCGCACTTGAAGATACTGTTTATGTTTTTGCCAATGATATGGTGGATTATGGTATCAATCAAAACAGCGATGTCTACCGTCTTGTAGATGGTTCCTTAGAAAAGGTCTGTGATTTTGGTCTCAGTGCCAATAATTCGGTTGGTAGTGATGTTCGATACGGTGGCTATCCGACTGCAGATACTTTTAACGGTGTCCACTACTTCGTAGGGACTTATCGTAATCGCAGTATTCTCTACACGTTTAATGGTAGCGACATTAAAGAAGTCTTTAGCAAAGCAGGCAGTTTGGATGCATGGATCTATTGCAACGACGCATTCTATGGTATCGGACTCTTCGATAATGCCCTGCAAGAAGTTTACAAATTGAATATCGACTCTGGTGATGCTACACCAATCACAGCATTCAATACAAAGGTACTGGATGGTAAGTATATCGCGAAACCAAATCATCATGAATTTATTCGCGATGGCATCGCGATGGATGGATGGGTTCTCCTGCCAGAAGGGTATTCAGAAGACAACACTTACCCTGCAATTTTAGATATCCATGGTGGTCCTAAGACAATTTATAATGAATCTTTCTACCATGAGATGCAAGTATGGGCAAACCTTGGCTATATCGTTTTCTTTGCAAACCCACGTGGGAGCGATGTCTATGGGAATGATTTCATGGATATCCGTGGAAAATATGGAACCGTTGATTTTGAAGATTTGATGGCATTTACAGATATTGTTCTTGATCACTACGCAATTGACGCAAGTCGTGTGGGCGTAACAGGCGGTTCATACGGTGGATTTATGACCAATTGGATCGTTAGCCACACCGACCGTTTCCGAGCTGCTGCGACACAACGTAGTATCTCAAACTGGATTTCATTCTACGGAACTGCCGATATCGGCCTCTATTTCGCCAACGATCAAACCGGCGCAACACCTTATGATGGCATTGAGCGCATGTGGGAACAATCACCACTCAAGCATGCAAACAACATTAAGACACCGTTACTCTTTATCCACTCCGATGAAGATTATCGATGTCCAATAGAACAAGCAATGCAACTCTACAGTATCGTTCGCAATAACGGTGTTGAAACACGATTCCTTTGGGTTCGTGGGGAAAACCATGATTTATCACGAAGTGGTCGCCCCCAAGCACGTCTCAAGCGACTTCAAGAAATTACCAATTGGTTTGAAGCACATCTCAAATAATTACAAACAAGGCTATAGCACTCTGTGCTATAGCCTTTATGGTAGATAATCAAAATATGGAGCATTCTGTTTCTTGCCACGACGATAGCCAAGTACAATTTGAATACAACCAATTGCAAAGAATATAAGATGAAGTATTGCAATTGAGCGCAACATAATGCATTGTACAACAATCCATACTACTAGAATCCCTCCCATGGCGATATCACCGTAAGGGATAAGCATTGGATATTTATACCCAATCCAAGCAACAGCAAGGTTTCCGATTCCAAGAACAGCAACAAGAAAAAGCCCAGGAATCAAAAAGTCTTGGAATGGACTGTATTTGAGAAGTTCCAGGGGAACGCCCATATTTGAACCCGTAGGATCAATCACAACCGCCATACCCCCAGCAATCGCACCCACACCAACCAACACATGTAAGATTAAACTTCCTTTAGTTTTCATCGTTTATCCCCAATCACTTTATATGTGAATTATAAATCAACCAAAAAGAAAAAGCACTAATTTTTTAGTGCTCTTGTTAATGTTGTTCTTTGAAATGATTGGGTGACATACCAAAGTACTTCTTAAAGACAATGCTAAAGTAACGCTGATCCTTATATCCAACTGCATTTGCGACCTCATAAATTTTAACGCTTGGATCCATAAGGAGCTCACAGGCAATCTTCATCCGATATACTGTCAGATATTCATGAAAGCTATAATTAGTCTCATTGCGAAACAATCGACTGAGGTAGCTTTCAGATACCTGTAAATACTCTGCGACACTCCCTACCGTAAGATCTTGTGCATAATTAGTGCGAATGTAGTCAATGACACGTTGAATGTTATCATGCTTACTCCGATCACTTTTGGAAAGATAACGATTAACAGTACCAATCAAATCATCACGACTTACTTTGGATTCGTTTTTTAGAACCTTCATTCGCTCAACTTGCGTCTTTGCATTTTCGATTGCTTCTTTTAAAGACTCATCCGTGAATGGTTTGAGCAAATAATCAACTGCACCCAATTGCAACGCCCGCTTCGCAAAAGAAAACTCACTAAACGCAGATAATATAATGAAAACTATGTCCTGTTCCTCAGATAGTTGCTCAATCATCTCAAGTCCATCCATTATTGGCATTTTGATATCGGTAATAATAATGTCTGGGCGTAATCGCACTGCCAAATCATACCCATCTTTTCCATTGCTTGCTGCACCAATGATTTCAACATTCATTGCTTCCCAAGGCGTTGTCATAATAAGACCTTGACGCGCAAACAATTCATCTTCAACAATCAGCGCTCTAAACATTGGATATCTCCTTTATCTTATCGAGTGGTAATTCAATATAAACCACTGTACCGATTCCTTTCTTACTTTCCCATTTTAATCCATACGATTCACCAAAATGCAATTGAATTCTTTGGTGAACATTGAGTAAACCAATACTGTCCTTATTCCTGAGTTCAGCAAACTCAACATCACTTCCCAATCCATCATCAGCGATGGATATGTAAAGGAGTTCGTCATCCGACCAAACATTGATTTCGATTGTTCCATGACCTCCCAACGGTTCGATTCCATGAACAGTCGCATTTTCGACCAACGGTTGCATAATAAGTTTGGGAATTTGATAGTTCAACGTCGTTGGCTGAATTGCAGATACATATTGTAGGGTCTTGCCATAACGGAATTGTTGTAGATGAATGTAACTCTCAATAAATCGGAGTTCCTCTTCGACACTGACAAAGGCATTTGTATTCATACTCTCTTTTAAGAGTACACTCAATTCCGTAACCATCTCAGCAATACTATCGACGCCATTGAGCTTTGCCTGCCATTTAATTGAATCCAATGTATTGTTGAGAAAGTGAGGGTTTATTTGTGACATCAGTGCTTTGATTTCAGCAAAACGAAGGGATTCTTGTTTGCGCTTATCTTGTTCGTGATATTCCTCACTACGCGCAATCAAATCATCAAACTGATTGTTAAGTTCATAAATTTCATCGACACTTATGGCAACTTCAGGATGATTTTCTTGTGGTCGATACCCACGCATCTTCTCAACAAGTTCCAATAAGGGTTGTGTAAAGTGACGTGTTGTGAGATAACCGATCACCGCAACAATCAATGTTGTAATTGAAATCATAATTATGATGGTCGTAGACATATCTTGAACTTGGTCCTTCAGCATTTCATTGGGAACAAGACCATAGATTTTAATACCATGGTTTTGATTTGTACGATCGACCATTGTCATTTGATCCAAACTTGTTTTGATTTCTTGAGAGTCATCGATAACAAGCTGATCGTACTTAAACACATTATTGAGAAACCCAATCGGACTATGGAAGACCGAGTCATTATATATGATCATGTCAATATCAGACGTTATAATGAACTGAATGTACCCGAAAGATGTTCCTTTCACCGACATCAAGATATCTTGCAAGAATTCTGTCGATATATCGAGGATGAGATAAGCTTCTTTCTGTCCATGTTGTTGCAGACGGTAAACAATCGAGTAAGAATTAATGAAGCGTTCGTTTTCATTCTGCATGTTTGGATAAAATGTTGCACGGTCACTACTATCTGCGGCATGAAAAATCCCCCACCGACGGTAACGTGGCAACTCATACAATGATGGGAGTGCACTTGTCCCAATCGCCTGGCCAGCATCGGTAATGAGATACATATTTTGCATCGCTTCATTCCCACGCATGTACTGATACATTGTTTTCAAAATGGTCGATTGATCGTCTTGTGTAAGTGTGTCTTTTGAAAAGTCAATTTCTCCAATCAAAGTACGGCTGACACTCTCAATATCCACAATTTGTGTCGATATTGTCGTATCCAACAATTCATCTGCGGAACGAACTATTTCATTCAAACGATCATTGAGACTCGTTTGTGTTGTTGTCCTTAGAAAGTAGACAGAAAAAACACCCAATAACAAGAGCGGTATAATTGAAGTTAAGAGGATTAAAATCGTTAACTTTTCTTTTACACTACGATGTCTGGGTGTTTTCATACAATCTCCTATACGACTGAAACTTTTCCCTTACTGATAATACTAAAAATTGCAAAGGAAATAATAGTTGCGACAGTTAAGATACTTGCCAATGCTGCAGCAGTACCAAAGCTTGCTCGTACAACTTCAGTATAAATGGCGACCGATATTGTCGCGGTCTTACCAGTATACAACATAATACTTGAACTTAACTCATTAATGGTACTGATCCATGAAAGAATCGCTCCTGAGATAATTCCCGGCAGCATGAGTCGTGCCGTGACTTTAAAGAACGAACGCATCGGTGAAACTCCAAGATTGATGGATGCTTCTTCGACACTTTGATCGACTTGCTGGAGCATCGCGCTCGACGATCGTACCGTATATGGCATCTTTCGAATGACATAGGCGATAATCATAATCGCCGGCGTTCCAACAAGAACAAGCGGCCCTTGCTTAAATGCAAGCATCAAACCGATACCAAGAACTGCTCCTGGAATAACATAGGGGAACATAACCAAGATATCAAGAAGGTCGGAAGATTTTGAGCGACGTTTTGTTGTTAGATAAGCAATGATGATTCCTATTACAATTATAACAACAATTGCAATTGATGAGAATATAAAGGTGTTGCTAATATTTCGACCAAGTTTATAGAATATGGTCTTGTAGCTATCCAAGCTAAACCCACTGACAAACATCGGTCCACTTGTTTTCATGAACGACGTGAATACAACTACAATTTGCGGTAGGAAGGTAACAATAGCAACAAAGAACGTTAAGAGTGTCATCAACACACGGGGAACGGAACGCAATTTCTCTACCTTTGGTGGTCGCAGTGTACTCATTGAGTACTGTTTCTTTGCAACCACACGTTTTTGATAGAGCAAGACCGTAAGGGAGCATGCAACAACAATAATGCTAAGTGCAGCGGCTAGCCCTGGGTTCCCTGACATCTCACCCATAAACTCTTCATAGACAAGAACCGGGAGTACCTTGTACCCTTCACCAATTAACATTGGGGTTCCAAAGTCAGCGAGACTCGACATGAATACCATGACAGCACCAGCAGCAATTGTTGGTAAAATCACTGGGAATGTAACCGTCATAATACGACGCCATTTACTCATTCCAAGGTTTTCAGCTGCTTCCTCTAAAGAACTGTCAATTCCCTCAAGCGCTCCTTTAACATAAAGGTATACATAGGGATAAAGTTTCAGTGTGAAAACTAAAATAATACCAAAATATCCATAGATTGAGGGTGTATGAATGCCAATATTTGCGAGGAAGTTTGTAATGACACCATTTCGTCCCAGCAACATAATCCATGAATAGGCACCAATAAATGGTGGCGACATGAGCGACATCACAATCATGACATTAACAATTCGTTTTCCCCATACATTGTATCGTGTTGTAATGTAGGCTAAGGGAACACCAATCAACACCGATGAAATGGTAGTAACTACCGCAACATTCAGCGAACGGAATAATGTCTGATAGTAATACTTATAAGTGAAGAATGTTTGGAAGTTCTCCATTGTAAATTTACCATCAACATCCATAAAGCTTCGGATGAATAAGGAGCCAAAAGGATAAATTAGAAATAAGAAGAAAATCGCAAAGATGAGAATCTTCGATACACTCCAAAAATCTGGTTTCTTAAACATGGGTTTAATCTTTTGATCGAGCCAGTTAGACATTGAGGTTCACCGTCCCTTCCAGGTCGTAGATATTAACCTTATCAGCCAACAAGTTTAACATCACCGGACCATGAGGACGAATTTGGTTGTTTACCTGTGTGTATTCGTTTACTTCAACAACCTGTCCATTTTCAAGTTCTACTTCGTAACTTACAAAATCGCCAAGGAATGTTGATAATGTAATCACTCCTTTGATGCCTTCATCTGCGAAAATAAATTGTTCTGGTCGAATCGATACCAATACTTCATCGCCACGGTTGGCAGCATTCAATTTCGGGAACACAGTATCCCCGATAATGATTGATTCATTATTGACTGCAACCCCTTTTATGAAGTTTGAGGTTCCAATGAAATTGGATACAAAGCGATTGGCTGGAACTTTGTAGATACGATCGGGTTCATCAACTTGCATAACATGTCCTTTATTCATAACAGCTATGCGGTCAGAAATTGCCAACGCTTCTTCTTGATCATGTGTAACATAGATAGTCGTGATGTTTAACTGACGTTGCAGTTTCTTAATGATCGTACGCATCTGCACACGAAGTTTAGCATCAAGATTTGATAGGGGTTCATCCATCAGGAGAATCTTAGGTTCAATGACAATTGCGCGCGCAAGCGCAACACGTTGTTGTTGTCCCCCCGATAGTGCTGCAGGCATGCGATCTTTAAGATCCGCAATTTGTACAGTTTCCAAAGCATTCATAATACGATCATGGGCTTCTTCTTTGGGAACTTTTCGTGCCTTAAGACCATATCCCACATTATCATAAATACTCAAGTGCGGAAAAACAGCATAGTTTTGGAATACCATTCCAATGTCGCGCTTATGGGCTGGAAGGTTGTTGATGCGTACACCACCAAAATCAATATCGCCACCTTCGATCGAGTTAAACCCTGCAATCATGCGCAACAACGTTGTTTTACCACAACCAGAAGGTCCAAGTAATGTAAAGAACTCCCCTTCTTTAATGGATAACGATACATCATCAATTGCTTTGAAATCCCCATACATTTTGGTCACATTTTTAATATCTACATTAACACTCATAATTACTCTCCTTTAATTAAGAAAAAGAGGGAAGCCCTCTTTTTCGTGTTATTGTCCAACGACAATATCTTTCCAAGCTTTTAAGTTGGCATCTTTTTGTTCGGCTGCCCAATCAAAGTCATATTCCAATAACTTGATATCTGCAAGTGGTTGAAGTCCTTCAGGTGCTTCGACATCATCACGGATTGAACGACGGCTTAGTTTGTTTGACATAAACTCTTGTGTTTCTTTACTTAATACGAAATCAACAAATGTTTGTGCATTATCAAGGTTCTTAGCACCTCGAATGATTGCCACGCCATCGGGAACAGCAGACGTTCCTTCATCGGGATACACAAGTTTTACAGGTGCACCGTTGAGAACATATTTTACGGC
The window above is part of the Erysipelothrix sp. HDW6C genome. Proteins encoded here:
- a CDS encoding ABC transporter substrate-binding protein; the encoded protein is MKRFAVVLLAALLVLTGCGSKSGPSADKVLTVAAPASLNGDFVNGFGTNAYDQWAVKLMSGYDTFYVDPTTAELKLDESVVKQLVTTDNADGSKTYTFTLNEGLKFSDGEALTAKSYVGALLFRGQAGWLEQAKMDSTGYDLVGYEAYSKGEADKFEGVKYIDDSNFSVTIAADRLPYYFETSYATVSPEPMHVWFPEAKLNADGNGFDNTAEEIAAAVKNVSEKERFKPTVSAGPYVLETYENNQAVLVANENYAGNFEGKKPSIGKVVIKLVESDVTVQALGNGEIDLSPGNIESSVIEPSKEAGYQLISYPRNGYGMIQFKANKGPTQITEVRQAIGYLLDRNEFVSKVVGGYGVVVNAPFGLSQWFYKENKDELDNDLIQYTFNLTKANELLDTTDYKFESDGTTAFDPAKANSDAATNYFRYNSKGEKLVIKHFGSEKNAVTDLVVSQLVPNAKAAGIEYFVQQGEFSTLGDYMQGRVENDYNAFNLATSFTSIYDPYTGHHSDWVGSGLNWGDIADPELDAAIMNLRNRAPEDREGFSKAVVEYFKVWNKLLPSVPLYSNQYFDIALDRVTGLDSITPELDWARQIVYIDVK
- a CDS encoding ABC transporter permease subunit — encoded protein: MKKKKKSLFTRLFAPGGMRHDDIEEMIDDNVVISPTKQIVQNFFSNKLGVFGLTVFVLIFAIVFGSTALMDYDMYDNEPTLNNLAPGTGFVNPPKEIQGKNIVSISSGTSFTVALDDQGKVYFWGQNPEKKYDVKSIVALTEGKKVKMIEAGDKHVIAVTEDNEFIGAGSNTFNQSEIDFRDPMGEPSPKDLLKGEKIKQLATGIDFSAILTENDRIIVWGSTLPNNLNNIPKELQGETEKLIAGSYNIITIMKDGSLRVFGQKGTEITAIPENLTDGSVKVVDVVIASNTAMALDSEGNVHTWGSAQYGALNVPEHTGNIVDISATRSSLSILDDAHNVQTWGRGKFGLTELPTAVKNGNIESIHGDFFSSYAISSDNQVTGWGNNGFRLGSDAFGRDVLTRLLQGGRISLTVGAVAMIISTIIGVFVGLIAGYYGKWVDNLLMRFAEVVSAFPFIPLAITLSAFLPIETSQEVRITMIMVILGVISWPGVARLVRGQILAEREKDFVLAARALGLKEGAIMLKHILPSVVSFIIVSMTLGYAGSLLTEAGLSYLGFGVTPPSPSWGNMLTGAAKTYVLENYMWQWILPSVCVLATALSVNFIGDALRDAMDPRSNQK
- a CDS encoding sensor histidine kinase, encoding MKTPRHRSVKEKLTILILLTSIIPLLLLGVFSVYFLRTTTQTSLNDRLNEIVRSADELLDTTISTQIVDIESVSRTLIGEIDFSKDTLTQDDQSTILKTMYQYMRGNEAMQNMYLITDAGQAIGTSALPSLYELPRYRRWGIFHAADSSDRATFYPNMQNENERFINSYSIVYRLQQHGQKEAYLILDISTEFLQDILMSVKGTSFGYIQFIITSDIDMIIYNDSVFHSPIGFLNNVFKYDQLVIDDSQEIKTSLDQMTMVDRTNQNHGIKIYGLVPNEMLKDQVQDMSTTIIIMISITTLIVAVIGYLTTRHFTQPLLELVEKMRGYRPQENHPEVAISVDEIYELNNQFDDLIARSEEYHEQDKRKQESLRFAEIKALMSQINPHFLNNTLDSIKWQAKLNGVDSIAEMVTELSVLLKESMNTNAFVSVEEELRFIESYIHLQQFRYGKTLQYVSAIQPTTLNYQIPKLIMQPLVENATVHGIEPLGGHGTIEINVWSDDELLYISIADDGLGSDVEFAELRNKDSIGLLNVHQRIQLHFGESYGLKWESKKGIGTVVYIELPLDKIKEISNV
- a CDS encoding ABC transporter permease → MFKYLVRRMASLVPVIIMISILLFSLVKIMPGDPIKGMINPNIKDPVLYQETYKRIEAQFGMDKSLPEQYIRWVGRTVSGDLGYSTKYNKPVIDVIAKPMKNTVVLNLISFVISFVISIFVGIYSAVKRGGWFDKIWQVISLVGMSLPVVLIGLMLIYIFAGKLKWFPSSGAGAGQGKVGLAYALDWLNSMALPIFAITIGSFASIIRYVRNAMIDVLSSDYIRTARAKGLSNKVVIYSHAFRNALIPVVTIVAGSLAGLFSGAAITESIFSIDGIGKILVEAVTNRDFMMVLALNMFFASLSLIANIIMDIGYALVDPRVKLD
- a CDS encoding helix-turn-helix domain-containing protein: MFRALIVEDELFARQGLIMTTPWEAMNVEIIGAASNGKDGYDLAVRLRPDIIITDIKMPIMDGLEMIEQLSEEQDIVFIILSAFSEFSFAKRALQLGAVDYLLKPFTDESLKEAIENAKTQVERMKVLKNESKVSRDDLIGTVNRYLSKSDRSKHDNIQRVIDYIRTNYAQDLTVGSVAEYLQVSESYLSRLFRNETNYSFHEYLTVYRMKIACELLMDPSVKIYEVANAVGYKDQRYFSIVFKKYFGMSPNHFKEQH
- a CDS encoding S9 family peptidase, which codes for MNKLELDDFTGYNAVSSLTASPNRIRFAFVRSEINVDENKYKHHLYINDMGIVKRVYSFENSMQFYWETDETLLINTSSSENQKKSETTFSRLFIANGEFEVAYTFPIPVGGLKVINADTLIISTNLSVADHVLFNKDERQAYLDQAAKETFFEVFDEVPFYFNGGGFTKGKRSQSFVYAISTETFEPLAAQNEDISLVHYNKDTNRAYFVFQAIVGTPQFFDDVKCYDFNTQTLTTLYENTSMSISKLFALEDTVYVFANDMVDYGINQNSDVYRLVDGSLEKVCDFGLSANNSVGSDVRYGGYPTADTFNGVHYFVGTYRNRSILYTFNGSDIKEVFSKAGSLDAWIYCNDAFYGIGLFDNALQEVYKLNIDSGDATPITAFNTKVLDGKYIAKPNHHEFIRDGIAMDGWVLLPEGYSEDNTYPAILDIHGGPKTIYNESFYHEMQVWANLGYIVFFANPRGSDVYGNDFMDIRGKYGTVDFEDLMAFTDIVLDHYAIDASRVGVTGGSYGGFMTNWIVSHTDRFRAAATQRSISNWISFYGTADIGLYFANDQTGATPYDGIERMWEQSPLKHANNIKTPLLFIHSDEDYRCPIEQAMQLYSIVRNNGVETRFLWVRGENHDLSRSGRPQARLKRLQEITNWFEAHLK